One genomic window of Paraburkholderia sp. BL23I1N1 includes the following:
- a CDS encoding EAL domain-containing protein encodes MSISKTPNRLGCLVDVLKSCADRSFTFPLVAVVLSATIWAATVQRIDHEGEQARAADVATNSQLASAFAAHIAKTVHDADVVVQWVKYEYERSPATFALADYKRRGLVSADTALQVTIVDATGKVLQTTTPDARAVNLSDRLHFRVHEQGDIGLYISQPVLGRVSSHWTLQFTRRLNHPDGSFAGVVVVSEDPDFLTDGFYNLDGLGLHGMLAVLSDNGYLLSRLAGGEPTSPKGPPASAFSAMTGAKGKIVKDPVDGVERFVSYHHLTEYHVSILAGVSADDALAPFRQARLLYCALASFLSLSLLAAAAWQVAVTRRFRRLAETDSLTGLPNRHLMLQTIRRRIRGEAPERVGLLYIDLDNFKGINDTLGHKVGDDLLRNVAFRLEECAAPGDVLARIGGDEFAYLISDEQPLARAELIAQDIVRVFRRVFVMRGEDYTINVSIGIVLHKQPHDNEFGLLTKADLAMYAAKNRGRQGEESRYHVYTPELSSRAMTLLEQRQTLQYAIMNREFFVLYQPIVTLDGMLHGIEALARWKHPERGVLLPEQFIPLAESTGLIVQLGEFVLRQACHDFQAWQESTDSRLHLSVNVSPVQLSAGGLVHSVKECLNDNLMDPDVLQLEITETAVLSDNSRLKSRIQDIRRLGVKVVLDDFGTGHSSLSNLVSQTVDGIKIDKRFVEEALHQPVAAALIESLVQLTRNVGLSLVVEGVERKEQAEWLARFSNILVQGFHFSRPAPIEELAAMLRAG; translated from the coding sequence ATGTCCATATCGAAAACGCCGAATCGTCTTGGCTGTTTGGTCGATGTACTGAAGAGCTGTGCCGATCGCTCCTTCACGTTTCCGCTTGTTGCAGTGGTGTTAAGCGCCACGATCTGGGCAGCAACAGTTCAACGCATAGATCACGAGGGCGAGCAGGCCCGTGCAGCTGATGTCGCCACGAACTCGCAACTGGCTAGTGCATTTGCGGCACACATCGCAAAGACTGTTCACGATGCCGACGTGGTTGTGCAGTGGGTCAAGTATGAGTATGAACGCTCACCTGCGACGTTTGCGCTCGCGGACTACAAGCGGCGCGGACTTGTCTCAGCCGACACTGCGTTACAGGTGACGATTGTCGACGCGACCGGAAAGGTCCTGCAAACGACAACGCCGGACGCTCGCGCGGTGAATCTTTCCGACCGGCTACATTTCCGAGTTCATGAGCAAGGCGACATTGGTCTTTATATCAGCCAGCCAGTGCTCGGACGCGTTTCGTCGCACTGGACACTTCAGTTCACCCGACGACTCAATCACCCTGATGGTTCATTCGCGGGGGTGGTCGTTGTCTCAGAAGACCCGGACTTCCTGACCGACGGTTTCTACAACCTTGATGGGCTCGGCCTTCATGGGATGCTGGCTGTACTGTCCGACAACGGCTACCTGCTATCGCGATTAGCCGGTGGAGAGCCGACATCCCCCAAGGGACCGCCCGCGTCGGCCTTTTCGGCAATGACCGGGGCGAAGGGAAAAATCGTCAAAGATCCGGTGGACGGTGTTGAGCGCTTCGTTTCATATCATCACCTAACGGAGTATCACGTCTCCATACTCGCCGGTGTTTCGGCCGACGACGCCCTTGCGCCATTTCGCCAGGCCCGGTTGCTTTACTGCGCCCTTGCATCGTTTCTCAGCCTCTCCTTGCTGGCTGCCGCTGCCTGGCAGGTGGCAGTCACTCGCCGATTTCGACGGCTTGCAGAGACCGACTCGCTGACGGGTCTGCCAAACCGGCATTTGATGCTGCAGACCATTCGACGAAGGATCCGGGGAGAAGCCCCGGAAAGGGTGGGGCTGCTGTATATCGACCTCGATAACTTCAAGGGCATCAACGATACATTGGGACACAAGGTCGGGGACGACCTCTTGCGTAACGTCGCCTTCCGCCTCGAGGAGTGTGCGGCTCCGGGAGATGTACTCGCACGGATAGGCGGCGACGAATTCGCGTATCTCATCAGTGACGAACAGCCACTGGCGCGGGCCGAGCTGATTGCCCAGGACATCGTTCGAGTATTTCGGCGTGTCTTCGTCATGAGAGGCGAAGACTACACCATCAACGTTAGTATTGGCATTGTGCTTCACAAGCAGCCACATGACAACGAATTCGGATTGCTAACGAAAGCTGATCTTGCGATGTACGCGGCAAAGAATCGCGGTCGGCAAGGTGAGGAGAGCCGTTACCACGTCTACACGCCCGAGCTTTCCAGTCGCGCGATGACGCTTCTCGAGCAGCGACAGACACTTCAATACGCCATCATGAACCGGGAGTTCTTTGTTCTGTACCAGCCCATCGTGACGCTGGACGGAATGCTCCACGGCATTGAAGCCCTCGCTCGCTGGAAGCACCCTGAAAGGGGCGTTTTGCTGCCCGAGCAGTTCATTCCGCTGGCAGAGTCCACAGGACTGATTGTCCAGCTAGGAGAGTTCGTGTTGCGGCAGGCCTGCCACGACTTCCAGGCGTGGCAGGAATCGACGGATAGCCGACTTCACCTATCGGTGAACGTGTCGCCTGTACAACTATCGGCGGGCGGCCTCGTGCACAGCGTGAAGGAATGCCTGAATGACAACCTGATGGATCCTGACGTGCTGCAGCTGGAGATAACAGAGACCGCTGTGCTATCCGATAACAGTCGCCTGAAATCGCGCATCCAGGATATTCGACGACTGGGCGTGAAAGTGGTTCTGGATGACTTTGGTACTGGGCACTCGTCGCTGTCGAATCTTGTTTCACAAACGGTCGACGGCATAAAGATTGACAAACGGTTCGTCGAAGAGGCTTTGCATCAACCTGTGGCCGCAGCGCTTATCGAAAGCCTGGTACAACTCACAAGGAACGTTGGACTGTCGTTAGTCGTTGAAGGCGTCGAAAGAAAAGAACAAGCCGAATGGTTGGCGCGCTTCAGCAACATTCTTGTCCAGGGCTTTCACTTCTCACGGCCTGCGCCAATCGAGGAGCTTGCGGCCATGTTGAGGGCGGGCTAG
- a CDS encoding replication initiation protein, protein MRERDRGRLLITLEDFRASLEIPETYRFADIKRRVVGMPGQRA, encoded by the coding sequence ATGCGCGAACGGGACCGCGGTAGATTGCTGATCACGCTCGAAGATTTTCGTGCTTCTCTTGAAATTCCTGAAACGTATCGGTTCGCAGATATCAAGCGTCGCGTCGTCGGTATGCCCGGTCAAAGAGCTTAA
- a CDS encoding 3-hydroxyacyl-CoA dehydrogenase family protein: MWTPHQALTGKTLWCLKRAVARPQRFIGTHFFNPVPVMPFFEIVSLPGTDSGTLKHSLRFVERLGKQSVIVSDSPGFVVNCLLIRMINDAFAPLDEDVAKPDNIDLAMKTGSDQPIAPLRLADLIGLDVCPAILESLHGRPSSDRYLPPASLRRYVSEGRLGRKTGRGVCEHR, from the coding sequence ATGTGGACTCCGCACCAAGCCTTAACAGGGAAGACCCTCTGGTGCTTGAAGCGGGCAGTGGCTCGCCCGCAACGATTTATTGGCACGCACTTTTTTAATCCGGTGCCGGTGATGCCGTTTTTTGAAATCGTTTCGTTGCCCGGGACCGACTCAGGAACACTAAAGCATTCGTTGCGCTTCGTCGAACGCCTTGGAAAACAATCGGTGATAGTTTCAGACTCGCCGGGCTTTGTTGTCAATTGCCTTCTCATCCGTATGATTAACGACGCTTTTGCTCCGCTCGATGAAGATGTAGCGAAGCCGGATAATATCGATCTGGCCATGAAAACAGGGAGCGACCAACCTATCGCTCCGTTGAGACTGGCGGATCTGATTGGACTTGATGTTTGCCCGGCGATCTTGGAGTCGCTCCATGGCAGGCCGTCGAGCGATCGATACCTACCGCCAGCGAGCTTGCGGCGATATGTGTCCGAGGGGAGGCTTGGACGAAAGACAGGTCGGGGCGTTTGTGAACATCGTTGA